The Marivirga tractuosa DSM 4126 genome contains the following window.
CCGGCTGAGACTTGAGTGCTAACAAACTGGTCAAAATATTCCCCAAGTGATATAGACGTATTTTTACTCATTTTATTAATCTTTACTTAAAAATACCAAAAATTGGTAATAAGTTCAAAATTAAAATAACATACTCTCACACTTAAAACCTAAAACTTACTACTTAAAACTCCCTAAAGCTTCTCCAACTCAATCCAAATCTTCTCCATCCTCTCATTTCTTATTGCCGCCCATTCCTTGCCATTGATATGGACTAAGTAAGCATTGAATTCAGGGTTTTTAAAGAGTTCCAGCTTCAAGCTTTTGTCTTTATCTAAGCCTGCAATTTCAATGGTACCAGCTTTATCAAAGCTTTCCTTTTTCTGTAAGGCTATATGATCTTCGGGTAGGAATTGATCCACAAAGAAATAATTAAAGCGTTCTACGAAATTCATGACTTCTGCTGTGTCCGCCTGCTGGTTTTGGATGCGCATTAATCGGTCATCATATTTAAATTCCACGGTTTCTATATTAGGTCTGTTGATTTTCAGACTGACCATATCCTGCCATATTCCATCAAAAACCACACGGTCGCGCCAATCATTTTCAGGAACTTCAAAAATCCCCGCCACATAGCTTTGATAGCCTGGCAACTGTATTAAATAAACCTCTTCTCCCTTTACGAAATATGAGCGCATGGCTTGAAAATCTCCGCCTACAGTGTAAGAATTTACTAATCCCTCATTTCCATAAATATTGACTTGCACGCCTGAATCCAATACATTTTGCTTAATCTTAGCCGAATTCTCCCCTACTATCGGCCTTTGAATGCTGATTTGCTCCAACAATTTGAAAAACACTTGTTGCATGGAAGCATCCAGAAGATATTCCTTATTTACAGACCACGAATTTCCTGTTTTCTCTAAAGTATTACTGAAATCCTGTCCATTTAATTCGATGCGGGAAATTGTTTGATTGGCATTCTCAACAGCAAATAAATCCTTTTCAAAAGAAGTGGATTTTCTTTCATAAGGATTATAGCTGTAGGCTAAAATAGTCAATAGCACTAAAACGATCCAAACGGATAATAAGACGATATTTTTTTTAGATTGAGACTTAGCCATTGAATTTTGAATATTTTCTCTTCCTCCAATAATATCTTAAAATGCCAAAAAGTATAATCAAAACAATTGGCAAAGCTACGTTTACAAATTGTAACCATACTTTATCTTCCGATACTTTCACTTTATCTAAAGGACGGATTTTCAAATCCTTATTCCTCGAAATGAACAAGCCATCTTCATCTAATAAATAGTTTAACATATTGAGAATCAATTGGTCGTTGGCAAAATTTGATGGATGCTTTGCATAAGGATCTACTCCCAAAGGAAAAGGCTTATCATTTTTTCTATCGATTTCACTTAACAATAAATCGCCATCCGAAGCGACTATGATTGAGTTGTCAACGCTTTTGTTCTTTGTATTAGAAGCCTCTTTTCCTTCGGGTGCTAAACGGTTTTGATAAGCTGAAGTGAATTCACCTTCTAGCAAATAAGCTACTGGTACATTTTTCAAATTGAAATTTTCAGGCTTTATATCTTCTTTTAAATTCTCAAAACTGATATGAATAGGCCCTTTCAGTTTTCGCGTATAATCGGAAGTAAAAATCAATGGCGTTTTCTTAATCCCGCTTGCGGTTACTGTATCAATTGAACTCACAAACTTGCCATAAACTGCATTCATGTTTCGTACAATCGGATGATCCGCATATTTATTCAAAATGATATAATAAGGCCAAGGCAATAATTGAATCTGTGGGTCTTTACCCAAATTGCCTGTTACTATAGGGAAATTCCCACTATTGACATCCTGCAAAACATCTTTATTTACACGAACCCCATATTTGAATAACAAATCATCAAGCCCTGTTTCAATAGGTAAAGCCATGGCTCCATAATCTTTAATGGAATCCACATCCATCATTAAGCCATCCAGGAAAAATAAGCTTTTTCCTCCATTCATGATGTATTGATCAATATCGTAAAGCTCAGTATTGCTAAAATCCTCAGTAGGTCTTAAAAATATGGTCGCATCAAAATTGGACAATCTTTCCGTATTTTGAACAGGAATTAAATCATATTTAGAGCTGACCGCATCATTCAATCCCTTCAAGACTTTCCCGGAAGGAGCTCCTTTTCCTTGAAATAAAGCCACACTCTGCCTATTAGGATTTGCAAGGCTTTTGACAGTGCTGGCTAATTCATATTCCAAATTTTCAATAGATTGGGTAATAGCTTGACTTGCTCCTGCAGCATTATTTCCATTCAATAGAATAACGGGCAAACTTCTTCCTCCATAAGAAATCTCGGCTCCAGGAAAAATTAGCTTTTGAGTTTTCTTTCCTTCCGAATTATCAAAAACAGTGGTAGGTTGAATGCCTTTATCCACTAAATATCTGTAAAATTCATTTCGTGCATTGGCCGAACTGGCTTCATCAGGATTGATGAAACTATATTGCAGATTCCCATAAGCATAGGTTTTAAATTGCTCTAAAGTC
Protein-coding sequences here:
- the gldG gene encoding gliding motility-associated ABC transporter substrate-binding protein GldG; the encoded protein is MEFLNRKTTEYTLKFLILLTLVILVNLAMRHQIFRWDLTEEKRYSMNEATISLLQNLEEPVYVEVYLAGDINAEFSRLQTAIKQTLEQFKTYAYGNLQYSFINPDEASSANARNEFYRYLVDKGIQPTTVFDNSEGKKTQKLIFPGAEISYGGRSLPVILLNGNNAAGASQAITQSIENLEYELASTVKSLANPNRQSVALFQGKGAPSGKVLKGLNDAVSSKYDLIPVQNTERLSNFDATIFLRPTEDFSNTELYDIDQYIMNGGKSLFFLDGLMMDVDSIKDYGAMALPIETGLDDLLFKYGVRVNKDVLQDVNSGNFPIVTGNLGKDPQIQLLPWPYYIILNKYADHPIVRNMNAVYGKFVSSIDTVTASGIKKTPLIFTSDYTRKLKGPIHISFENLKEDIKPENFNLKNVPVAYLLEGEFTSAYQNRLAPEGKEASNTKNKSVDNSIIVASDGDLLLSEIDRKNDKPFPLGVDPYAKHPSNFANDQLILNMLNYLLDEDGLFISRNKDLKIRPLDKVKVSEDKVWLQFVNVALPIVLIILFGILRYYWRKRKYSKFNG